DNA from Halobaculum sp. XH14:
CGCACGCGCGAGGGGTTCCACGGGCCGAGGTTGCCGATCCGGCGCCGCCAGCCCTGGCGTGCGTGCTTGCCCTTCCGCTTCTGGACGCCCCAGCGCTTGACGGGGCCCTGGGTGCCCTTCCCCTTCGTGACGCCCGAGACGTCCATGTACTCGCCCGCGCGGAACACGTCGCCGAACTCGTGCTCGCCGCCGTCCTCGACGAGGTCGAGGGCGTACTCGAGCCGGTCCGACAGCGCGTCGCCGCCGACGCGAGTCTCCATGACGTCGGGCTTCTTCTTCGGGACGTTCGCCATCGACGCCGGCTCCGTGTGGGTGATGAAGCGCAGGTCGTCGACGACGCCGTCGTCCACGAGTTCGCGGAGTTCGGTCGCGTCGTCCTCGAAGGTGTCCTCCGCCGGCAGGTCGAGCGTCCGGTCGAGTTCGTCGTGGAACTCGGGAGCCCAGACCTCGGTCACCGGCTTCTGTCCGTACGGCGTGTCCTCGTATGCTCGCAGGGCGACCGCCCGCATGGGGGGCACCTCCACGACCGTCACGGGAACGGACTCCTCCATCCCCTCGCGCGGGGAGTCGGATTCGTCGTTCACCATGACGACGTGGGTCATGCCCGCCTTGTAGCCCGCGAAGCCCTGGACGCCGGCGGCGCCGTCGTCCTCGGGCCACGAGCGGATGCGGGGGACTTCGCTGTTCGCGCGCGTACGCGGACCGAAGCCCATCGAGCCCTTGCGTGGTCTGCTTGGTTGTGGCATGTGTGTTGGCTTACTCCGTGAGCGTGAGGGGCGAGAGCGTGGTGAAGACCGCCTCTTCGGTCCGCACGACCTCGCTCCCCTGTCGCGGAATCGTATTCAGCCAGAGGTCGAACCCCGAGTCGTCCTGTACCCCGGGTTCGACCGGCACCTCCTCGGGGTCGACCCCGAGGATGGCCGGAAGCCCTCGGCCCGGCGCGCCGAACGCGACGGCGACACGCTTGTCGCGCAGTCGCGCGCGGAGGTCGCCCAG
Protein-coding regions in this window:
- a CDS encoding 50S ribosomal protein L3, with amino-acid sequence MPQPSRPRKGSMGFGPRTRANSEVPRIRSWPEDDGAAGVQGFAGYKAGMTHVVMVNDESDSPREGMEESVPVTVVEVPPMRAVALRAYEDTPYGQKPVTEVWAPEFHDELDRTLDLPAEDTFEDDATELRELVDDGVVDDLRFITHTEPASMANVPKKKPDVMETRVGGDALSDRLEYALDLVEDGGEHEFGDVFRAGEYMDVSGVTKGKGTQGPVKRWGVQKRKGKHARQGWRRRIGNLGPWNPSRVRSTVPQQGQTGYHQRTELNKRLIDFGEGDDASVDGGFPNYGEVDGHYALVKGSLPGPDKRLLRFRPAIRPNDQPRLDPEVRYVSTASNQG